The genomic DNA TCCAGACCAGTCCTTGGGAATCGACCTCCATCTTCCAAAGAACCGCAATACCAGCCCCAGCCAGCCTGCAGTCCATCTTTATGATGCAATCACAGCCTTCCAAACATACCTCCTCACCTCACGTACATAGAAGATTTATTAACCTGACTGAGAATCAGGTTTGGTTAGAAGCCTGTTTCATTGAGAACATACTAAGTAGATGTACATCCAACTGAAAGAACAACTTAATAGAAAAATTGTCTACCCTTGGCAGAACTTTTCAGATTGTAGTATTGCTGAATATTTGTTCTTAAAAAATTTGTGGTTCCAACCGTAACAGATACAGGGACTGTAGAACACTTTATCATATTAATTGATACCATCCCGAAATAAACTAATTGAAAAGGGGATGATCGACCAGATGAAGGACAAGTTCTTGGACTGAATAGCTAATTGAAAGAATCAACAGAGGAACGACCTTCAGAGCTCAGATTAACTACTCTGTCTCACTACGTGGTAATAATTTTGAAAGATTAAGACATGATTACGTGAAATTGAAGCATAGATTATTCACAAATCTTCCAGATTTTGGAATTTTCGGAGTCTCAATTCTCAAAGAATACGCTAATAACCCCACAAGGTTCCCTCTAAACGACCACTATTCACAAAATTATGAACTGCTAATCATAAACAATGTCGAGCTAGTTGTTGAGTCAGCTACCCGGCGGGGGAGTGGACGTAGCTGGGGATTACCTTGAGCTCTCCGCCGCTGTCTGCGGCGAAGCCCGTACGCATGCCGACGGCCGTGGCATCCGCTACCCGGCGCAGAACCGGCAGCCAGGCAGTGGCCCCGCGAAGTGCAGCATCAGGCCGTCCAGGACGGCTCCCGCGGCGATGGAGGAGCACCGGACAGTGGGGAAGTACCTCCGCCGGCGCGGACCTGTGCGGCGCCGCGGGGTCGCCAAGAACGGCCAGCCGGCAGGCTAGCCGGCGGCGTCGGTTTTGTATTGGTGGAAGGACAGCAGCTCGGAGTGATGGTGATGGGGTGGGACCCAGGAAGGTGAAAAGAAATAAGGTGATATCACATCCAATTTGCAACTTTTTATATAAGTTGTAATGTAATTCCTTTATCGGTGAAATGATGCAATCTGCAGGTTTGACATATAGGAAATTTTTGACATTCTTTATCCAATAGTAGAAATTGAAAGTGGGGTTATAGATAGAGTATAAAATATGAATACTATAGATTCATGATCATTTCTTTCTGACGCGGACATCCAGATACAGTACATCACTAATTCACTACACTTACCATCATATCTTAAGAGATTTATAAAGTGACTACTCTCATTGTATGCAGATATTGCAGAGTATCATGCATGTTAAATATCTGACACTTTGGTTAGAGTGCCTGCAGCTCCAATCGCCATCTTAACCCACTTTTACACATGttgcagaaaatgcaggaactACGGATTGCTTTGCTCGCTGCACAACTTGATTATCTAGTGCATCGACCAACCTACATGATGTTAACAATGCGACACAATTTGCAACAAGACCTTCACATTTGAAGATGGTTTATTCCTAGCAAGTACAGTTTACAACTGCCAAACTGCAGCAAATTGTACAAGGTGAATGCCAGAACATACAACATTGCAACATGAGGGGAACCTGATATGCTGCTACAATCTACAGAATCACCATATCAGGTCGTTTTCTACATTTATCACCACTGCCTCCTTGATGCCGCGGAAATAATCCTTGACAGCACTGGATGCATCACATCTGCATGTCCATTGTGAGAGAAGCTGCAGTGGCTACCTTCTCCCGAAGGTTGAACTTCCTTGCTATATAAGGCCGGACATCTTCAACGCCAACCAAACTTTCTAGGAATGGGAGTAATTTCAGAAGTTCTGTATCATTGGGATCATCAAACCAGCTCTCTATAGGTATGCCATTATCTAACTGGAACCCAAAGGCCTGAAAGCAACAAAGCAATTTTGGATTCAGATCCAAATCCTCCCAGGTACCCAAATATGCAACAGTTGCAAGCAAGCTAATTCAACATAAATATATACTGATAATAACTGATGAACAGCCAAAAGAAGGGGGAAAATGGAGAAGTCACAGAACTGCAAAGGTTCCTGCAACTGGCTACTCTAAAGACATACACTATTCAGAATCTCCAGCAAGGCAGCAACCCTTCGGTCCTGATGTCAGCAAGTGCTCCAAGGGACTAGCCTCAATTCAagtcatcaaaaaaaaaaaagggactAGCCTCAATTCCCATACCAGCATGGATCCACTAAACAAATTTTACTTATTTGTTCAACAAAGATTCTACTTAGTAGCTTATATCAGCACTCCACATAACTCTGTGAAACCATGCATTGCACAGGAAACTACATTAAGCCATGACATTTCCTACCAGTCCAAACTAAGTTTCAATCAGAATCTTCCAAGTATGATGTGCCAATGAATaaagatgctaatggtaaggaTAAAACATACATGCCAGTGGTGAAATCAAATGGCCATCACTGGGCTAAGATGCTTACAGAAATGAAAATTGAATTGAAAAAACAAAACTCTGCAGAAAGGTAAAGGAGATGATAGTACATACCTGTGGAGAATTATCAACAATCATTACACGGGTTAAGTCCCGTCCAAGAACTGTCAGATCCTTTAGGTAGTTGCCCTCCACATAGACGCAAGACTCGCGATAAACACGATGACGGAACAACTTTCTTTTGGGATCAAGAACATTGAGGAGTTGCTCAGCATAAATGCTTTGGCTAGCAGTGAAAATAATCGTCTCAAACATGCAGGCAACCCTATCCAAAAATTCTTTGAGATAGGGGCGGCATCGAACATATATTGTGTGCTCTCTAAAGTTAAAATGAACTGGAAATGTGAAATCAGCATCCGCACAGTGTTCGAGAGTTGAATGGACAAGTGTTTCTGCATTGTAGCATGACAAACACAAAATTAACATCAAATTGGCAAGGAACGATGATTCCAAACTTATAATTGGTCATAACATGGCACAGGCAAGCAAAACAAAAGTAAATAAAAGGCTTTGGTCCAAAGTACGGTTTAGGTAAGTTTCAGGCAACAAAGGCAACAAACTACTAAGTGCAGGATTACTAACACATAGCAGGAATTGCCTATTCAAATCTAATAACCAAGATCTTCTATGACTATGTTGAACCTGAATTCCAAATGGCTGTGATCGTGATAACGGTCATGGTACAAATTCATTAGTGTGCTAATGATACTGATATAGTCTACCAGATTCAGGACCCTTTAGACATAATTTAAATTCGACTTATTATCACACACCAAACCGTAGCTGCAAGAAAATTGTTCCAAGTTACAATAATACAAGACCAGATCTTGCTGAGCTCAATCTTTAGCTAACTAGTATTCTTAGCAAATGCATTCTCCTTTCAAAATTTTGCATTCTAGAGTCAGCAGAAATTTTGCAGGTCTGAACAACATGTGATACCAAGACCAGCTTTCTTTGCAGTTATTAATACAAATGGCTATAAGAAGCGATAAAACACAGTATTGAAGACTGTTAAGTACTTATATAGCCAGGTCTTACCATCCAGATCAAGTACTAGTGTAGTTGTTGGGCAACTCCGGGTCTGCTTTGGAAGAAGGACAGGGCGAAATTTGGGGACCACCATAGATAAATCAGGTAAATCTTTGATAAAAGAATATGGATCAAACTCATCATACTCCTCAGTCTCCTCAGCATCACCATAACCTTCCGTTGAGGTAGAATCTTGACTCTGTTCATCAATGCACTCCAACTTAGATTGCTGCATAGCAAGATATATTGCTGACACTTCTGAAGAAAGGTTTCCCAATTCACTGTACTCATCCACTTCAAGCAATGTGCTCTGCCCAGAAGATTGCAAATTGAGTGTGCAAGAGTGGTCACTTGCCCCATCACAAGTGTTGCATGCAAGGTTTGGCCCGGATTTTAGGGTAGCTTCCTTGCTACCATGAACAGGTGCCATCTGTTCTTCTAATGAGCCAGCTGAAACAAATGAAGCACATTTAGCATATAAGCCATGCATCAACAATCAATGAAGAAACATGGACtgaaaatgaaaataaatacaGACACGAGTGAAGCATGGATGATGTATAAACTGTCAACACTACCAAAAGATTATTTAGATGTAACCTGGCTTCAGAAACACAACAACTCAGTCACACAGGAAAAACTAAATATGTGAAAATATGAACAAATCAAATACCAACAGTGAATGCTAAGCATTTAATTATTCAAAATGAAACAGATTGCAACACTTTATAGAACCAACTCAAAAATTGATATTCTCAACTATTTCAAGGTGATCCTTTATAGACAGAGACTTCCAGGGAGATCGAGGTATTCAATTGCTCAATGAACAAGTACGACTGAAATTAAAACTGACCCTATCATGGGCAGCCCATTAGAGAGGGAGCAACAGAACCAGGCTCCGTAGAGTTGGTGCACTATTCACGCGGAATAGTAGACTTAGGATTTGGCTGTTATTTAGAGACAAAATTAGATTGGTTTGTTTCCTTAATTCTAAAGATTAGCTTCTTAGGGGGGCCAGTCTTTCATTTATAAGGATGGGATCAGTGTTGCTTTTAATTAAGCAAGAAATAGATCAAGAATTTATATCTCCCTCTATCCCTGCCCTTGTGGTGGGGCTGCTTTTCATCGACATGGTCACATTGCTTCGGTTCAGGGCCATTTAAAGTAAGTATGCCCATGGCAGACCCCAGTTATAAATTTCCTATGTCAAAGCTGGATATCAAATTATTCCCTTGAAAACAAATCATTCGTAAAATTGGTCCCCAAGTTTGCAAAAAAGATCAGAAACAGGTTGCTAAagatttagtttaaatatttagCTTCAAAATAGAATTAAACAAAACAACTCGACAACTTGAAAATTCTAAAATGCTACTAAGAAACCAGAACAGGAatcatttttttgtttattttttcctCAAATgcacaggagagctgcgtatcattatattaagaagaaaacagAACAGGATTCGTCTGTTTTGAAGTGGTGTGAGCTGCCATGTAACACAAAATTGCCACAGTATGGAATGCTTGTCATTCTAAATTTAATGAACTGAAACTCACAATTTGTGCATAATAGAAAGAACTATTGattgatattaatttgaaagcATTTTCAGATGTTGACTGCCTGATGGCATATTAAAGTCACTGCCTAAAAGAACCTTTAAGTTAAACAAGGAAAAACTATGTAAATGTTTGCAATGCATTTAAGATGATACTGAGTAAAAACACATATCATATCAACAGAAGAAATGACGAAACATAAAGATGGTCTACCAGAAAAGGATAATGGGCTAAGAATCTGGTCTACTATTTATATACCTTTTGAGAGGTTATTCATACCGCCATCCTTGTGATGATGGTATGTAGGGGAGAATATGGAATTGTTTGGGCGATCATCTGCACCGTCATCAGAGTGCTGGACCAGGAAATAAATACAAAATCATGAGTATGCATACTAATAAAAACATAAGAGAAATGTTTGTCCCCTGATATTTgttcacccaaaaatattacacaAAACAGTTTAGTTATGCATACCATCCAGGCACTGCTGATATAAAATTGTTACTGGAGCAAGGGAGTACACCTATGCACCACAGCTAAATTAAACAATTGGCCCAAAATGAGCAAGTCATAGTTGGTCAATCCTTATCTAACACTTGACTAACAGAAGTATAAGCAAACATGGTGCATAACAACAATCAGATTATCAGCATTTCACTTCCCTTCAGTTTCGCTTGGCAGAAATTAACAACAGCAATATTAATTGCgagaagggcgggcctggtgcagcggtagagcccgggttcgagccccagcctctgaacatttgtgtgggtaaggcttggggttTAAAAACAACCCtaccccagaccccgcacagtgcgggaagcctacggcactgggtacgccctttaaTTTTAATTGCGAGAGTACAGCTAAAAGGTCAAGTAATTCAGTTTAAACTTAACCAAGAACTCTACCTGCAGATCATGGGGAACACTAGGGGCCACTTGCGGCACCTCATTTTCATTATCAGTTGTATCACATGCAGCTAACAGCTTCCTTCCTCCTTTAGAATGCTTTTTGGAAGTGGCTCCAACTGCATGGTAAAAACACAATTATAGAAATCAAATTCAGCCGATGCTCAGATCGTAATAGTTAATCAACATGATGATAGAACATCAGAAGTAACAGTTGAGTGCAAAAGATTTGCAACCAGAGAGGCAGCAGAATCACATATTCACATCCAACAATCTAATGATATGAGTAAAACAAACCTCTTCTCAAAGTAGTGCTAAAATAATTTATTAGGTATAATTCACAAAAAGAAAGGAGAGTTTGCACACAagatttttcttcttaatataatgaagCGTAGTTCTCCTGCGCTTTCGAGAAAAAAAGTTTGCACACAAGATATATAACCAGGCTTAGGCTAACAATATCATACTACAGATCCtaaatgagaaaaaaatatagtaACCAGTCTTTCTACCATCTACATTATACATTAGAAAAATAAGTTTGTTCCTAGCTAATCTGGATAACGCAAATAATTAATATGCTTTCTCTTCTGCCTATTGAACTGTAGGGGGGAATCAGATCACAACATTTACATAGAAACAATTCCAAATTAAATATGGAACATTACCAGGTTTTTGCTTCTTGGAAGACGACGTAATGAGATCAGTTACTTTCTTTTGAGCAACTGGAGGCTGAGCTGTTCTTCTCGATGGCCTGCTTGTTTTAGGACTGGCATGATCCCCAACTGAAGATCTTGCAGCACCCTTTTTCCTGGTATGCATTGTTAACTACGAGCACTATAACTGACTCATGCAACAGAAAAGACACTGTAGAAAAGCTTCCTTGACAACTTCCAACTGAAATCAATAAGAACAAGTTAACCATGGAAATTCCTTAGACCACTAATGCAAAAAATAACGAATTTCATATTTAGTAACGTCCTTACATCAGACGCTACAAAAAGGACTTGAAGTAACGATCAACAAGCATAAAGGAACAACAAAAtgagacaaaaaaaatattaattgatggccaaaattttcaaatgcAGGTGACATGCCCAACAGTCATAGCAGTCTGTGTTTGGAACAGACATATTCAACTGACATCAGGAAAACCATGGGCTAAATTTTGAACTGATAGTACATCTTTCAGGACAGAGTATCCCCAAATAACTTGGAATGCTCGTGGAGCTAAGGAAAGTGAACAAGCATGGACTAGAGATTTAGCATTTTGCCTACAAGTACACCTAAACAAGACCCCTCAACAAACTGGAAGCACCCTGCGCAGCAAACGGAAATTCATGGAGGACTGAACAAACCGAAGAAACCCTCACTAGATGAAGCCAATGGCGCAGGATTTGCATGCCCTGAATAAACACTAGCATCGTTTTCTCTTAGGCTGTACACCATCCACTAAGCGCCCAAAAAAAAGAGCCTAAAATTCAGCCAGTTTCTAGCTAGTTCACGCAACCGCGGCATTTGTGCAAGACGGGCCATACTGTACTGATGGAAAAACCCCCATAAATCTCTACCTCGAAACACTCGATTCCCCAAAATCCGCCGCACAGATGCGCACGCCCCCAATGCAGCTCACCATTTCGAACGCACCCCAACCCAGCTGAAACCGCGCATGGGGGAAAGCGAAAATACGGGGAGGAAGAACCCCCAGACCAGCAGCATTGCTCGAGGCTACCAGGCGAATCGGGGGAAACGGACCGAATCGAGGAGGCGTGGTCTCCGGGAGCAGGGAGGGCCTCTTACCAGGAGCGAAGGAGGATGAGGAGAGCTCCGCGAGCTCGGGCCCTCCGGCGCGAGCCCctgcgtggggggggggggggttcagcTTCGGCCACtggaaacccaaaccctaaccaacCGGCGCCGACGCGGAGCTGCAGGCAACGTGGAGGAGCAGCcgggtcgggcggcggcgaccggagcGGGACGGCGGGAGGCTGAGGGCGGAGCGCGGTCGCCGGGATCCGGTGGCGCGGGGGCTCGAGGGGGCGGCGCGTCCCCGGGGAACGAAACCCTAGCCGTCGCCTATTCGCCTCCGGAGAGAAGGCCGACGCGGGGGTTTtgcgggggagggggaggaacgAGAGGACGAATGCTCTGCTGAAGTCCCCCCAGGTCATTTGCCTTGCCAACCAGTTCACCTGTACCAGTCGTCGGTTCTGACCGGTGGGACCCACGTGGAGGTGACAGGGACGGGGGGACGCGCTCTGCTGTGTCGGTCACCAGCTGACGTGCGCTCTGCTGTGTCTGTAGCAGTGCACTGTTTATGCCTGGGGTACTGTATCACGTACTGTTTATGCGCgagaaaaggctagggttagcCTTGGGTGCCCCCCTTCCCCTTATTTTTATAGCCCCTGGGCGCTCTCTTTGGTGGGCTcctcttgggccccaccttgggcgccccttTGGGCCTGAGAGGTCCATTAGTacacctaagcccagtctaattcggatctcatccttatcaggcttcgttcccttaagtgtgtgacttTATGGGCTCACACGCGAATAGACATgacccgagtactcttactcggcccaatagtagacagtggcctctagcaagacatgtcaactcctatacgcacgcaaagatcatatcagacgagccgtcacaatgtcatatacatgttgttccttttgcctcacgatatttggtctagctccaagccaaccgctctttctcgatcctgtgattcggaatccttggttaactcttaaccccagcatggccatgcatttcctgatccgaatcactcgaggggcccagagatatctctctcttgcagagagagacaaatcccatcttgaccgacaatgtctcacaacatgcttcttgacagacccgaaaaccacatttataactacccagttacggtgtagcgtttgatggctcctaagtaagtcgatTCACATCttaagtacatacgacgatctcaggtcttaggacacagcgtacatattatgtaatgagaagtcatcatctcgtattgggtcagttcaatctcatgtctcacatgagcccacattattagtttgacatcaccatgtccatgacttgtgaaacgtagtcaatcaactaatacatgtgctagtttaatattcatgtgtgtcctcacatgaactccgactaggaacactttagaatattcatacaagtaaagagtttcacaaatacttcacataagcattaatcaatgcaagttgtcatccataaatattcaaggaacactttattaaccatgaatacagggaaatatgattgtctctagggcatatttccaacattaTATTCAACTTGTCAgatttctattcataatatagtgataagccatggttgctttgctatcttgatagtttatcaatttatgcttagttcgttcatgagttatgctaagttcttggttaggccagatgattcgGGTACGGATaggggttcgttgtgctttcgggcttgctctaacgttttacttgtccatccgaaggatGAGAGACCCGGGgacgctagggtagtgacctcatgcATGAgcatggtgctcgggtatgcgggatccttcggatatgatcatgctccacggtgtgactggggtagacggcaggtggtgacagccctgtccgtccagcGTAACAACTTTATTGCGTTTAGCGtattccccgacgttcgggttcggtgtaggagtttatgcaaagaggtaacgggactggatgtactccggcacgggaccttctccccgctatcccatttttctggcacctgtagtcctaaccatgtcctaacatgaccctagctttggatagaagcactagaacacctaacctagcctaaactccagctgacttaacgtAGGATAGTGTAGTCCTTTGTTTTTgtcgtttctctcttttattttcttcCTCCTGGAGTGTGGTTGTGTGTTGTGTCACATTAACCTtgcttatttctttatcttgGCTTACTCCTATTAGAGTTtggcctattgcttgaggcacaatgtcatggttaatgttgagtacaataccttttgCCACTGTCATCCTTTGAGacaaataaataacgatacccttactctgcgggtgaaatgctacaacggtatatccgtgcgcttgcggatccatctgtaatcgtatagaTTATACCACgtgagtggcaccccttgggtgcagttgctagaatGAGTCGGCGctctcatttctagtgattgcgctaagtaCCGCCAACAGACTGAAAAATACATCTTCGCAAACCCGGTATcaacttaagaaatgccaacagtgTACCTGGCAAAGATGTATTTTTCAGTCTTCTTCCTTCATTAGTTTTCATTatcttttcttgttttgatagAGCCGACATCTTAGCATACCTCTTTctgtctctctatctctcttttATTACTTGCACGTGATatttcttgttctttttctgCATTAAAATAATTTGGTTAACTGCATAACTAGCAAATGTAATGAACAGACAGGATGCACATTATTCACCTACTACAGTAGAAAGCCCACACATTTGAGTAAAGCAAAAAACGTTTGTGCCAATAATGACCGGTGATTGAAAGTGCAGACCTGCATTAACCACGATACATCAACTCAGAATCTTATTCAAAACCAAATATCTAAATCTAAATATCAATATATTCGATATCTAATCTAATGTAAATAATTAAATCTGATCCACACCTTGTCTGGTAGTATCATGGTATGTTTCTCTATTTTTGGCATTCCTTTCGGCCTTTTTTCATTAGACATTGTTGCAAATCTAATTCTCTGTTTTCCCCTATTTTTCTCCTGAATACTAACAGCAGAGACCATACCAGTTTCATCTATCATTACCATAAAACCAAGCCTGTAAGATTCCATAAAAAGATTCCACAGAATACAACTTGCACCCGTTTCTGCGGTATTTGGGTTCGCCATAGGAGTTTTGCTGCTGGTATGTGTGGAAGAATCACTGCGATGAAGCTAGTCATCAGAATCATTTAGCCCAATATCCAGTAGGACATCTGCACATCAGTAAATAATTTGAAACAAAATTCTAGCTCCACATGCAATTGGGGTGTAATGTTTTTTAACAAACCAGCCTCATGGTGATCAACGGGCATGTTATTTGTATGTTGAGTTGCCCCAACACCCTGTAATAAATCTGCAaaccaaaaataaaaatttaattgtAGAGACCATCAACCTGCACTGTGGACCAGCAAAAAAGTGCAACGCTGCAGCTCCATGCAACATTGCCGAAAGTGGTGTGTTGGTGAATCCTAACACCATGACATATGAATGAATAACACCATCACaacaattatatatatatatatatatatattgcaaaaAATGTAGAAGATTCGAACCTGCATTTCCAACAATGTGCATAGCTGCTATCTGGGGTGTCACTGTCAAACATGCAGCTCCATCTACATGCAACACTGCCGACTGGGGTGTGTCTGTTAATCCTAACACCATGACATACGAATGAATAACACCGTACCATCGCagcaataatatatatattattgcaAAAAATGTAGTGGTTTCAAACTTGCATTTCCAACAACGTGCATGGTTGCTATCGGGGGTGTGGCCATGAAACATGCAGCGCCAGAAACATGCAACACTGCCGACTGGGGTGTGTCTGTTAACGCTGCAACATCTACCTTTCATTAGTTATATATTTTTATCTCTATTCTTGAACAAACATGTCAATTTgaacaaacaaaacatgataatgaacctcctgACTGCTTTTCTGCCTTCTTTCGATGATAGTTTTTCATTTTCCTTGCATTAAGTTCTGCCTTCTTATCTAATGGCATATTTGCATAGTGATCTCTAGCTTTTTGACACCTTATGTTTCTCAATTCATCATCTGCACAACATTTCACACGTACATTTTTATTAGAATTTTGATTAGAAAGTTGAAAACAAAATGCATCATCAGAGAATATTGTGGCACTCACCGTCTTCATGAATTCTTAcccttttattattattattattattattattagaaCACACACCCtgtcgggtgcgttcattatatCTCCAAGCGGCAGACGTTGATCCATGGATGGAGGATGGATACAGGAACGTCGTGCTCGCGATCACGACTAGCGCCTTGGTCGCACGCCGTGGTCGCATCAAACGCCTTGGACGCCGTGGAAGTCGTACATCGCCATGGCCACAACGCTCACTGTGATCGCCGTGCTCTAGCCCAGCGCCAGCGAGATCACCGTGATCGCAACGCTCACGGTGGTTACCGCCGTCCCGGCCCTCGCTATAGAAGCTTGAGGGGGTCACTTCCGTCCCGGCCATCACTCCGATCATGTGGAGCCTGACATCAGAAAGAACGTGAGAATGATGCGGCGTCGCGGGGCGTGGCGGCGTTGGAGGCAGGTGCGCGGCGGGGAGGCA from Panicum virgatum strain AP13 chromosome 7N, P.virgatum_v5, whole genome shotgun sequence includes the following:
- the LOC120682071 gene encoding CTD small phosphatase-like protein 2 isoform X2 encodes the protein MHTRKKGAARSSVGDHASPKTSRPSRRTAQPPVAQKKVTDLITSSSKKQKPVGATSKKHSKGGRKLLAACDTTDNENEVPQVAPSVPHDLQHSDDGADDRPNNSIFSPTYHHHKDGGMNNLSKAGSLEEQMAPVHGSKEATLKSGPNLACNTCDGASDHSCTLNLQSSGQSTLLEVDEYSELGNLSSEVSAIYLAMQQSKLECIDEQSQDSTSTEGYGDAEETEEYDEFDPYSFIKDLPDLSMVVPKFRPVLLPKQTRSCPTTTLVLDLDETLVHSTLEHCADADFTFPVHFNFREHTIYVRCRPYLKEFLDRVACMFETIIFTASQSIYAEQLLNVLDPKRKLFRHRVYRESCVYVEGNYLKDLTVLGRDLTRVMIVDNSPQSLGALADIRTEGLLPCWRF
- the LOC120682071 gene encoding CTD small phosphatase-like protein 2 isoform X1 — its product is MHTRKKGAARSSVGDHASPKTSRPSRRTAQPPVAQKKVTDLITSSSKKQKPVGATSKKHSKGGRKLLAACDTTDNENEVPQVAPSVPHDLQHSDDGADDRPNNSIFSPTYHHHKDGGMNNLSKAGSLEEQMAPVHGSKEATLKSGPNLACNTCDGASDHSCTLNLQSSGQSTLLEVDEYSELGNLSSEVSAIYLAMQQSKLECIDEQSQDSTSTEGYGDAEETEEYDEFDPYSFIKDLPDLSMVVPKFRPVLLPKQTRSCPTTTLVLDLDETLVHSTLEHCADADFTFPVHFNFREHTIYVRCRPYLKEFLDRVACMFETIIFTASQSIYAEQLLNVLDPKRKLFRHRVYRESCVYVEGNYLKDLTVLGRDLTRVMIVDNSPQAFGFQLDNGIPIESWFDDPNDTELLKLLPFLESLVGVEDVRPYIARKFNLREKVATAASLTMDMQM